The genomic DNA GGTGCAGGCATGTCCGCCAGAATTTCTGGTGCCAGTGTGTGGTAATAAGCGGCCGGATTCGCAGGATTCTTGAATTGCATGGGGACGTAACTGTTTGAGATCGTTGCGGCTAGTGCCTCAGCTTTGCGAATGGCACCTTTGATTCCTTCCTCGCTAGGTGTATGAACGATTTCAGCACCCAATGCTTGCATTAAAACTTGTTTTTCCATACTGAACTTTTCTGGGACTACCAAGATGGTCCGCAAGTGATGCGTTTGGGTTGCTAAGGCTAAACCAATTCCGGTGTTACCAGCAGTTGGTTCGATAATCGTTGTTGTTGAATTGATTTGGCCTCGTTGCAGGCCGTCTTCAATCAGATAGGCCCCGAGTCGGTCTTTGATACTGCCACCGGGATTGAACATTTCGAGTTTGGCATAAATATGACTGTGATTTGGAACGTCGATGGGTAATGCCATCAAAGGTGTGTGACCGATAAGCTCTTGTACGTGCTGAATGAGCATATAAATTCCTCCAAATAGATGTGGTGGGGTGCCAAAAACGACAAAAAGGGCGCGAGAATTCGAATGAATTCCTCGCGCCCAGTACAATATCCAGCCATGCTGGACATTGATTTTAGGATGACACTCCTCAAAAAGTCAATGCTTAACAGGCCGAACATCGCAATAAGCGCGCGGTTCGACAACAACAGTTATTCAAAGCATTACTTGTTAATTGAGTCATGTCTGATCCTCCTCTGATTAATTGGCACTAACTATACAAGATATCTTTGCGGTCGTCAAGCAGTGAGTAACTAATTTTGGCGTGACGTGTTACTTGGAATTTACTAAGACTATTATGAGACGAGCATTAGCATTGATTTTTGAGTGTTATCAAAATAATTATTTTAGCGGTGGTGGCGAATCAGCCGATCAAAATTCGCTGCGGTTGGTTTTTGAACCAGTCAGAATTAAGCCTGTTTCGAGAGTTGAGGCCGATTAACATAGTGGACTAGCATCGGCGAATTAATGTCTGCTAAAAATTTAAAACAGCACCACCCTAGTTAACTAAATTAGGGTGGTGCTGTTTAACATTATAATTAAAATGATATTACTTATTCCATAAGTATTTAGCATCAAAATCATTATCGAATGATGATAAGATCTTAGGACCGTCATCGGTAACGACAAGGGTGTGTTCGTACTGACAGCTGAGGCTGCCGTCTAAAGTGCGAACTGTCCAACCGTCATCGGCAGTTTCGCCAGAACGCCAGTCGCCAATGTTGACCATTGGTTCAATAGTAATGGTCATACCAGCCTTCAAACGGGTGCCGTGTCCGGCTTCACCATAATGTGGAACGTCGGGCTTTTCGTGCATCGTTGGTCCAATACCATGACCGATGTATTCGCGAACGACGCCGTAACCCATTTCGTTTTCAGCATAATTCTGAATGGCCCAACCAATGTCACCAATACGGTTGCCAACTACAGCCTGGTCGATACCGAGGTATAGGGCTTTATGGGTCACTTCCATGAGCTTCTTAACTTCTGGCGCTAGTGTACCAGCGACAAAAGCGTGGCAAGAATCACTGAGGTAGCCGTGGTAATTAATGACTGTGTCGACTTTTAATAAGTCACCGTCTTTAACCAAGATATCCTTACTAGGACAACCGTGGCAAATCATATCATTGACACTGACACAAGTTGAGTACTTGTAACCTTCAAAGTTAAGTTCGCCAGGGGTGGCATCGTGCGCGATGATGTATTCGTAAGCGAAGTGATCAACATCCCAAGTCGTAATTCCCGGCTTGATGTAATCTTCAAGGGCATGGAACAAGCCAACCATAATATCACCGGCAGCTTGCATCCCCTTGATTTCGCGATCTGATTTAAGCGTAATCATGAGGTTCCTCCAAAAAATTAATTATATTGTGAAGCTAAAGGATTGTTCTTCTCCAGTATACTGCAAGCATTGTGCTGCGACAAAACGCATTGTTTGCATTTGATATTGGCAGCGCTGTCAGCCAACCGAGATCAAAAAAATATAAAAAAATTGGTACGTCAAAAATGCCAAATTGGCGGGGCATAGTTGGATTGGTTGCGGACAACTTAATATAAAATTGGAATTTTACCCTTTTCATCGGCCAAGATAATGATACAATATATTGTGTTGTTTCGAACGGAAACACTACATGTAGTAGTGCGACGTGACTGGTTGGCCAACTAGACACCTACAACCGCATTTGAAAACGGAAAGAGGAGCATGATTTTGAGTAATTATTTTAAATTCTTATCACACCAACTGAAGGGTTGGCCACAACAAAACTACTATTTATTCTATTTTAGCTTAGGATGTCAAGTAATGACGTTAGTGAGCGCCCCAATCACAGCATTGTCTATTTTAACATTTATTGGAACGACATTGGGTGTTCTTTGTGTGTTAGCCATTAATGCAGCTAAGTCAGTTAATGGGTTATTAGGGGTCATCTCCGCGGCTTGTTTCATTGTAGTTGGTTTTTCAGCTAAGAACTATTTAAGTATCGGAGAACAATTGGCTTACGTTGTGACGCTAGATATTCCGGTGCTACTAAGTGCTAATTGGAACGTCAACATGGTTTCGAAAATTCGGAAATTTACGGGTAAGACATGGGTGATTGCAATTGTTGCAACCCTAGTTGTCTATGCGATTTCGGGCTATCTCATTGGTGCCTTGACCGATGATCCGCGGCCATGGATTGATGCGATTAGTTTTGCGATTTGCTTAACGGCCGGGGTGATTTGCTTCCTTCGGTATAACAACCAATATTTCTGGTGGATTGCCTCTGGTTTGGCACAGATGGTGCTCTGGTTCATCTCGTTCCGTCAAGGTTCCGCGACATTGGCGATGTTCATTAACAGTTCCGTTTATTTGATGAATGATGTTCTGGCCTTTACCGTCTCACCTTGGTATAACAAGCATGAACGTGCTCGGTTGATGGCTGAAGAACAAGCGGCAAGTGATGCTGCCAGTGCGGATGCTAGTGATAATCAGGCATTTGGGTTAAATCATTAAGGGTCAACTGATAAATCTACTGATGTTAATAGCGTTAATATTCTAATAAGACGAGTACTATAATTCTTTTGAATTAGGGTACTCGTCTTTATTTGAATAATCGAATTTACAGAAATTATCAAAATATGCTTTTGTGTTGACATTATTTTTAACAATGTTAAAATTTAATAAATAATATTCAATGAAAGAGGGACGTTATGGACTGGTTTATGAATTTAGAACAAGAAGATCAGGAATTTGTTAAACAACTGGTAATTGCCTCAGGCTCTCTGAAACAACTCGCTAAGATTTATCAAGTAAGTTATCCAACTGTGCGCATGAGGCTAAACACGATTATTCAAAAAATTAATTTTATTGAGGATAATGGTGCCAATACTTTTGAAATGAAGGTTATGAAATTAGTAATCGATGAAAAACTATCGTTAGAGGTAGCAAAGCAGATTATTACTGACTTTAGGGAGGAACAACATGAGTGATTTTAAAGGAATTTTACTTGGTATGTTGGTCGTTGCAGTACTCTATGTGTTAGATCGCTACTTACCAAGGTGGTTTGGCGCTATTCCGGGAGTAGGCTTTTTAGGCTTTATTATTTACATTGTTTTTGCAAAAGAGGTTTCTTTATTATCAATAGTAACCGTTTTGTTAGTTGGTGAAGCAATTCTGAATGGTATCTGGATAGATGCACTTGCGAACCGAAAGAAAAAAATAAAAAAAGAAGTAGCAACAATGAAAGCAAAAGATTTATTGCGAAAATAGGGATATTGATAAAATTAATATGTATAGAACCAATAATTTTAAAATTGTGAAAAAAAGACCTGTCAGCAAATTCAAATCAAAGTTTGTTGACGGGCCTATCTTTTGTATTAGAAGAAATAATCATTTGAGTGCGTACTAACTATTTTAATTTTACGGGTCTACAGGGCAAATCTATTGCTCCAAAGTTAGCTAGAATGCTTGTGGAATC from Lactiplantibacillus paraplantarum includes the following:
- a CDS encoding DUF2089 family protein, whose translation is MDWFMNLEQEDQEFVKQLVIASGSLKQLAKIYQVSYPTVRMRLNTIIQKINFIEDNGANTFEMKVMKLVIDEKLSLEVAKQIITDFREEQHE
- the pnuC gene encoding nicotinamide riboside transporter PnuC is translated as MILSNYFKFLSHQLKGWPQQNYYLFYFSLGCQVMTLVSAPITALSILTFIGTTLGVLCVLAINAAKSVNGLLGVISAACFIVVGFSAKNYLSIGEQLAYVVTLDIPVLLSANWNVNMVSKIRKFTGKTWVIAIVATLVVYAISGYLIGALTDDPRPWIDAISFAICLTAGVICFLRYNNQYFWWIASGLAQMVLWFISFRQGSATLAMFINSSVYLMNDVLAFTVSPWYNKHERARLMAEEQAASDAASADASDNQAFGLNH
- a CDS encoding PLP-dependent cysteine synthase family protein, whose product is MLIQHVQELIGHTPLMALPIDVPNHSHIYAKLEMFNPGGSIKDRLGAYLIEDGLQRGQINSTTTIIEPTAGNTGIGLALATQTHHLRTILVVPEKFSMEKQVLMQALGAEIVHTPSEEGIKGAIRKAEALAATISNSYVPMQFKNPANPAAYYHTLAPEILADMPAPITAFVAGAGSGGTFAGVAAYLQAQDSATKAVVVEPEGSILNGGPAHAHRTEGIGVEFIPPFFDQVRIDQTLTITDADAFSQVRQLARQHGLLVGSSSGAALAASLQLAATLPVNSHIVTIFPDSSERYLSQKIYTK
- the map gene encoding type I methionyl aminopeptidase — encoded protein: MITLKSDREIKGMQAAGDIMVGLFHALEDYIKPGITTWDVDHFAYEYIIAHDATPGELNFEGYKYSTCVSVNDMICHGCPSKDILVKDGDLLKVDTVINYHGYLSDSCHAFVAGTLAPEVKKLMEVTHKALYLGIDQAVVGNRIGDIGWAIQNYAENEMGYGVVREYIGHGIGPTMHEKPDVPHYGEAGHGTRLKAGMTITIEPMVNIGDWRSGETADDGWTVRTLDGSLSCQYEHTLVVTDDGPKILSSFDNDFDAKYLWNK